DNA sequence from the Brachybacterium sp. P6-10-X1 genome:
GAGGCGGGGACCTGCAGCCCACGGCCGTGGCGCAACAGGCGCCCGGTGTGCTCGAAGTCGTCGGACCAGATGAAGTAGTCCGCGTACGGCAGTCCCAACCGCCTCACGTCCTGACCGTTCAGTAGGGCCGAGACGTAGCTCGCGGTGCGGATGGGCCGGCCTCCGGCGCGGGAGGCGTCCCGCTTCGTCGCGGCGCTCACGCCGAGACGGACTCGCTGGGTGTTCATGGGGTGGTCCCGCCCGTCGATCCACACCGCCCGGGAGCTGAGCACGCTCAGCCGCACCGGGGAGGCCTCGAGAGCGGCCAGCAGAGCGGCGAGCGCGCCGGGGCGCGCGATGGTGTCGTCGTCCATCAGCCATACCCAGTCGGCATCGTGGCGCACCAGGGCCCGGGCCATCCCGGCCGCGAAGCCACCTGCTCCCCCGACGTTTCGGCGCAGGTGGACCACGTCGGCCCCGAGGGGGTGCGCATCGGCGACCGCACCGCTGCCGTCGCTGGAGGCGTTGTCGATCACCACGACGGCATCCGGGCGGCGCTGCTGGTGCTCGAGGGCATCGAGGCACTCGCGCAGCAGGTCCTCACGGTTGTAGGTCACCACCACGGCGACGACTCGAGCCGAGTCGGCGTCGGGGTGAGCGGTCCCGGGCTGCGGCGTCGGGCCGCCGGCGGGTGCGAAATGGGTCACGGCGTCTCCTGCGGATTGTCGTGGCCGCCGGGGCGGCGCGTATCCCAGTGTACGGACGGCGTCGAGGTGGGCGCCGGGACGGTGCCGGACGAGGTGTGAAGGTTCGCGGGAGGTTCCTCGCAGGAAACCGGGACAGGGCCCGGCGGTGCCCGGGAAGGGACCACGGGGGACTACTGTGTCGTTCGCCCAAACACCTCCGGACCCTGAGGCCGGGAAGGAGACAGCCGTGAGCGATCAGCACCCGCCGCGCTCCCCGCGACCGGGAGGGCCCCGCCGTCCTGCCGGGCATCGAGCGCGCGCCGGAGGCAGCGCGCGCCCGGTCGTGGGAGCGCCCCGAGGACGATCCTCCTCGGGCCCCACTCCCACCCGTGCGCTGCCGCGTCAGGAGCAGTTCCCGCCCGGCGCGCACCGGAGCGGCTCAGGGCGCACCGCCCTCGGTCCCCGCGATGACCACCGGGAGGTCGGAGGCGTCGGTGACGGTTGGGACCCCGGCGGCCCGCCCGGACCGCCCTCCGGTTCTCCGACCGGGCCCGGGCGGCACCCCCGTCGTCGCTCCCGCATCCCGCGGCCGGTGCGGCTCGGGGCCACGCTGCTGGTCCTGGTGCTGGTGATCGTGGTGGGCTGGGGGGCGGGTCTGGTGCTGTGGGCCGACAGCCGCATCGAGCACGTGGACGCCCTGACCGAGGCCGAGAACACGCCGGGCACCACCTACCTCATCGCCGGGTCCGATCGACGCGGCGGCGAGGCGGTCACCGACGACGGCACCGAGGGGGCGCGCACCGACACGATCATGCTCCTGCACAAGGCCCCGGGCGGGAACAGCTATCTGGTCTCCCTACCCCGCGACACGCTCGTCGACATCCCCGGCCAGGGCGGGTACAAGCTCAACGCCGCCTATTCCTTCGGCGGCGCCCCGCTGCTGGTCGAGACCGTCGAGGACTTCACCGGGCTGACGATCGACCACTACGTGGAGATCGGCTTCGACGGCGTCTCCGGCATGGTCGACGCGGTCGACCACGTCAACCTCTGCATCGACCAGGACGTCGAGGACGAGAAGTCCGGACTGTCCATGACCGAGGGCTGCCACGACGTCGGCGGCGAGCAGGCCCTGGCCTTCGTGCGCGCCCGCTACTTCGATCCCACCGCGGATCTCGGGCGTCAGCAGCGCCAGCAGCAGTTCATCGGGGCGCTCATGGAACGTGTGACCTCCCCGTCCGTGCTGTTGAACCCGATCAGCCAGGTCAAGCTGGCCGGCGCCGGGTCCGACTCGCTGGTCACCAGCGACGGCACCGGGATCGTCGACGTCTCCTTCATGGCCCTGGCCGCCCGCAGCGCGATGAGCAACGGCACGATGACCATGCCGATCGAGGATCCTCAGTTCCAGACCGAGAACTCCGGGGTCGCGATCCTCACCGACGACGAGGACATCGCCGCGTTCTTCGACTCCATCGAGGACGGCTCGGCCGATCCGACGACCGGCGATGCGGGCTGAGCGGACGGTCCGACCCGACCTGGGGACGTTCCCGCGGGGACGTCCCCGACGGTGGAACCGTCAGCGGAACAGCATGTCGATGACGATGTTCACCGAGTTCAGCATCGACTGGCCCTTGGAGCGGGAGTAGTCGGTGTAGAGGATGTGCACCGGGTGCTCCCGCACGGTCAGACGGTGGCGGCCGATCTCCTCGACGATCTCGGAGGCGTGCGCCATCCGGTTCTGTTCGATCGCGATCTTCCGGCAGGCCTCGCGGCCCAGCACCCGCAGCCCGTTGTGCGCATCGGAGAGCTTCACGCCGCTGGTGATGTTGGAGTACCAGACCGCGCCGCGCAGCACCGCCCTCTTGAGCAGACCGGGCTTGGTGCGCGCATCGAGGAAGCGCGAGCCCAGCACAATGTCCACACCCTCGGCGTCCCGTAGCGAGATCATCGAGGCCGCGTCATCGACCTGGTGCTGGCCATCCGAGTCGAAGGTCACCACCTGGCGCATCTCCGGGTCACGCAGCGCGTAGTCGATGCCGGTCTTCAGGGCGGCCCCCTGACCCATGTTGTAGGGGTGGCGCACCACCGCGGCCCCCGCCTCCTGGGCGATCGCCGCCGAATCGTCCTGGCTGCCGTCGTCGACGCAGACCACCAGCGGGTAGCGCGTGCGCAGGTCGCGGACGACGTCCCCCACGACCGGCCCCTCGTTGAACAGAGGGACCACGAACCAGGTGGTGTCCGCCCCGGGGGACGCGGCCGCGGCGTCGGGGTCGCTCACGGGCTCGGGGGTGCTCATGGGCTCTCCTTCTGGGGTGTCCGCCGCGTGCTGCTGGGGCGACCTCACAGCGGCGCGGGGCGACGCTCGTGAGCCGCCGTTGAGGATACCCTGTCACGGTGGGCCGCCCCTGGTGGTCATCATCGCGCACACGACGCCGGTCCCGGCGTCCGACGAGGAGGAAGTTCGCTGTGAAGACTGCTGTCGTCGCCCTGGGGAAGATCGGTCTGCCGCTGGCCGTGCAGTTCGCGGATGCCGGTCATGAGGTGGTCGGGCTCGATGTGAACCCGCGCCAGGTCGAGCTGATCAATCAGGCCACCGAACCGTTCCCCGGCGAGGCCCATCTCCAGGACAAGCTCGCCGAGCTGGTCCCGGCCGCGAAGCTGCGGGCGACCACCGACTACGCCGAGGCGATCCCTCAGGCGGACGCGATCGTGATCGTGGTCCCCCTGTTCGTCGACGACGCCACCTGGGAGCCGGACTTCGCCTGGATGGACGCCGCCACGACGTCGCTGGCCGAGCACATCACCCCCGGCACCCTGGTCTCCTACGAGACCACCCTGCCGGTGGGCACCCTCCGGACCCGTTTCGTGCCGATGATCGAGAAGATCTCCGGACTGCGGGAATCGAGTGACTTCTTCGCCGTGTTCTCCCCCGAGCGGGTGCTGACCGGACGCGTGTTCGAGGACCTGCGCAAGTACCCCAAGCTGATCGGCGCCCTGAGCGAGGAGGGCACCGCCCGGGCCCGGGAGTTCTACGAATCGGCGCTGACCTTCGACGAACGTCCGGATCTGAAGCGTCCGAACGGGGTGTGGGACCTGGGGTCGCCGGAGGCCTCGGAGCTGGCCAAGCTGGCCGAGACCACCTACCGGGATGTGAACATCGGCCTCGCGAACGAGTTCGCGCTGTTCGCCCAGGACCACGGCATCGACGTGTACAAGGTGATCGAGGCCAGCAACTCCCAGCCCTACTCCCACATCCACCAGCCCGGCATCGCCGTGGGCGGGCACTGCATCCCGGTCTATCCGCGGCTGTACCTCTCGACCGACCCGCGGGCGGAGACGGTCCGCACCGCCCGCACCCTGAACGCCTCGGTGCCCGCGAAGCTGGTCGAGCGGGCCGCGAACCTGCTCGGCGACCTGTCCGGCCTGAAGGCCGTGGTGCTGGGGGCGTCCTACCGCACCGGGGTGAAGGAGACCGCGTTCTCCGGCGTGTTCCCAGTGGTCGAGGCCCTGCGTGAGCACGGGGCCGAGGTCGCAGTCCACGACACCTACTACGACGACGAGGAGCTGGCCGGCTACGGCTGGGCCCCGTATCACGTCGGCGAGGCCGCGGACCTGGTGATCGTCCAGACCAACCACGCGGAGTACAAGGATCTGTCCGCGCCCGACGTGCCCGGCATCAAGCTGCTGATCGACGGCCGCAACATCACCACCGCCGAGAACTGGAAAGGCACCCCCCGCCTCGTCCTCGGCGACGGATCCGCCTCCACCCACCAGCAGGCCGAGAGCGCCTGAGCCGATGGGTGAGCACGAGCTGATCGTTTCCCTGGGCCCCACCCTGGTCTCGAACCGCACCTTCATCATCCAGCTGCTGCTGGTGGCGGGGATCATCGTGATCGTCGGGTGGCTGTTCGCCAAGCGCGGTGCGAAGCAGCTGGCGGTGCGCCGCCTGCTGATCATCGCCTTCGCCGCGTTCGCCGTGGCCACAGTGCTGTTCCCGAGCGTCCTGACCAAGGGGGCGAACCTGGTGGGCGTCGGGCGCGGTGCCGATCTGCTGCTCTACGCGACCGTCCTGGTGCTGCTGGGCTTCCTCGCGCTGCAGGAGGCCCGCACCAAGGCCGCGGAGAAGCGCACCACCTACCTCGCCCGACGGCTCGCGCTCGACGAGGCGCCGCCTCCCGCCGAGTACCGCGCCGCGGCGCTGGGCCGTCAGGACGGATGACCGCCCTGGCCGCCCTCCTCGGGGCGATCCTGCTCGTCCTGGCCGCGGCGTACCTGCCCGGGTACGCCGCGGTCCGGATGCTCGGCGGCTCGCACCTGCTCTCCCTCGCTCTGGGCCCGGCGCTGGCCGCCGCGATCGCGGGGGTCAGCGCGATCCTCGCCGCCCTGGTCTCGATCCCCTGGTCCCTGCTGCCGTTCCTGCTCGGTGCCGCGCTGCTGGTCGCCGGCGCCTACGGTCTGCGACGCCTGGGGGTGACGCTGCCGGCGACCGTGCTCGACGGCGCCCTGTCCCCGCCGCGCGCCGTGCCCGGCGGCGCCGCCTGGATCGGCGGAGCGGTCGCGATCGCCCTCGCCCCCATCGCGATCCAGGCAGGCCGCCCCGACGCCGTGCTCGAGCGGTGGGACACGCTGTACCACCTCTCCGCGCTGCAGCGGATCCGGGAGACCGGCATCGCCTCGAGCCTCCAGGTCGGCGCGGTCTCTAACACCGAGGGCGATCCGACCTTCTACCCGGCTGCATTCCACGCCCTCGCGGCACTGGTCCCCGGCGTCCCCACCCCCACCCTGCTGAACGCGACCGTGCTGGCCCTGGCCGTGACGCCCTGGATCCTCGGCATCGCGCTGCTGGCCCGCACCCTGTTCGCCGAGGTGGCGTGGGCGCCGTTCGCCGCCGCCCTCACCGCGGCGCTGATCCCGGCCACGCCGCTGGACCTGTGGATCCACCTCTCCCCCGTTCCGAACCTCGCCGGCTTCGCCGCGCTGCCAGGAGCGCTGGCCGCCGCCGCCGCCCTGTGGGCCGCGCTGCTGCCGGGCACCGCCGTGCGCCCCGCGATCGCCGCCGCGCTCGCCATCGGCGTCGCGGGCCTGGGACTGGGGCTGATGCATCCGAACGTCGCGGTCACGGCCCTGATCCTGCTGGCGGTGCTGACCGCCGTCACGGCGGCGTCCCGGTGGCGGCGTCGTCCCGCCCTGATCGCGGTGCCCGTGCTGGCGCTGCTGCCGGTCGCGCTGCTGTCCTACACGCCGCTGGGCTCGGACGTGACCGGGTTCAACGGCGGCCTGGAGGTCTCGTGGTGGCTCGCCCTCGGCGAGGTCCTGCTGGGACTGCTCACGGTCTGGCCGATGGCCCTGGGCGTGGCGATCGCCGTGCTGTGGTGGCCGGGTCTGGTCACCTCCTTCGGCTCCTCCCGGCGGCGCTGGCTCGCGGTGGCCTGGGGGGTGATCGCCGTGATCTATCTCGACGCGGCGCTGGATTCGCCCGTGAACCTCTCCGCGCTCTACTACCGCGGCCAGGACAGGATCTCGATGCCGCTGGCGATGCTCTCGGCGGTGCTGGTGGTGCCGGGCCTGCAATTCTGGGCTCGGCTGCTGCGTCGCCGCGCGCAGGACCGTGTGCGCCGCCCGGTCCCCTCCATGGTGACGGCGGTGCTGGTGATCGCCGCCGTCCTCGTCTCCCTCGCCTCGATCCCGGCCCGCACCGACAACGCCGCCAAGAACCTCGCCGCGGACTATCCGGGGCGCGGGCGCTTCCTGCAGGCCGACGAGCGCGCGCTGTTCGAGCAGTACGGGCCGCAGATGGACCCCGACGGCACCGTGCTGGCCAGCCCGTTCTCCGGGGCGGCGCATCTGTACGCCCTGCAGGGGCAGGACGTGCGGCTGCCGGTGGCCGGGATGGCCTACACGGATCTGGACCGTGACCTGATCTACGCCACGGAGGACGCTGCGACGAATCCCGCCGACTGCCGTCTGCTGGAGGAGAACGGGATCGCCTACGTCTACCAGGAGCTGCGGCCCTACAACCTGCACAAGACCTCCGACTCGGTGAATCTCGCCGGACCGGGCCTGGGCACTGTGCTGTTCCAGACGGACCACTCCCGCATGATCGAGATCGACTGCGACCCCGGGGACGGGAGTTATGACCCGGTCTGACCCCGCGCCGCGGTCGACCCCCCGGATGCACCCGAGCTCCGCGCCGGGGACGAACTCCCGCGACCGGCGCGCGGCATCGGCGCCGCGGCGCTACTCCCCGTTGCTGGACGTGATCCGGATCCTCGCGGTGATCGCGGTGATCGCGGTGCACGTCATCGCCGACCATCTGGATTCCGGCTCGACCGTCGCGATGCACGTGCTGCGCTCGCTGCTGTCCACGGCCGTGCCCGCCTTCATCATGATCTCGGGCGCGCTGAACCTGGCCCCGGCGGCGATGCGCCACGGGTCGGGCCGCTTCCTGGGCCGACGGCTGCGCCGCCTGGTGCCGGCCACCCTGGTGTGGACCGCCTTCTACGCGGGCGTGATGGGGGTCCTGCTGGCGGGCGAGCCGCTGGACTGGCGTCAGGAGGTCGCGGACCTGTTGACCGCCTCGTCCTACCCGCATCTGTACTTCCTGCCACTGATCCTCGGGCTGACCGCGATCACCCCCGTGATCGGTGCCTATGTACGCGACTCGGGTCGGAGGGCCTGGACCTGCGGGGCGGTCGCCGCCGGCTGGGCCCTGATCGTCATGGCGGTCCCTCCGCTGACCGCGGGACTGCTCCAGCAGCCGCTGGTGCCGCTGCAGATGGGGATCCTGACCTACTTCCTGCCATTCATCGGCTACTACGTGCTGGGCCGTGCGGCGTGGGCCGCCCCGGTGCGCCGACGAGCAGCGGTGCTCCTGCTCCTGGTGGGGGTGCCGGTGCTGACGGCGGCGACCGTCTGGGCGTACTTGTCACGGACCACGGACACCCCGCCCGGGCAGGTGCTGCTGCCCACCTACGTGGCGCCGACGGTGATGCTGCTGTCCCTGGCACTGGTGGTCGCGCTGATGGGGCTGGGTCGTGACTGGACGGTGACCGCGCGCGCCGAGCGGACCCTTCGCACCGTCGGCGATGCCACGTTCGGTGTCTTCCTGGTGCACTTCGCGATCCTCGTGGGCCTGCGGGAGCTCGGGTACCCCGAGGAGTCCGTGCTCACCGTGACCGGACTGCTCGTCCTGGTCACCCTCGGTGCCTTCGCCGTCTCCCTGCTCGGCAAGAAGGTTCCCGGACTGCGCGCGATCCTCTGAAGGTGCATCCTGTGCAGGGCACGGCGGCATCCCGGGCCGTGTCGCGGGGCGTCCCGGCATCCTGGCTTCCCGGGGCAGCAGCACGAAGGGGACGCCAGCGGACCGACGCGACGCATGGCGTCAGCGCCTGCCGCTGGCGTCCCGGAACGGTTGCTGTCCGCACACCTGCCCTGCTCTCACCGCTGCCCGCGGCGGCGCAGGCTCGACACCACCTGTGCCGCCCCCGTGGCCGCGCATCCCGCCAGCGAGGCGTTCTGCAGCGTCCACGAGCGCAGATGCTCCCTCGAGGGTCGACCCTCGCCGCGCAGGGAACGGTCCAGCGCCGCGGCCACCGCCGCGACGTCGTGCTCGCACGCCCATCCCAGCTCATGGTCGCGGATGCGGTCATGGGCGGCCCCCTCCCCGGCGTGGACCACGGGAGTGCCGGTCGCGGTCGCGGCGTAGATCTTCGTAGGCAGGGCGAACTCGTAGCCCTGACCCGGTGTGATGGAGGACAGCCCTGCGACGGCGCCGCGCAGATGCGCGGCGACCTGGGACGGCGGGATCTTGTCGCGGAACTCGATGCCCTCGATGCCCTCGGCGCGCACCCGCGCCTCCAGCTCGTCGCGGCCGGAGCCCTCGGAGAAGAACAGCAGGCGGGCCCGGGGGTGGGTGGCCCGTACCCGGGCGAAGGCGTCGACGAAGACCTCAGCCCCCTGCCATTCGGAGACGGTGCCGGCGTAGACGAAGTACGGCGCCGCCTCGCCGCCGTCCTCCCCCGCCGTGGTGAAGGTCTCGGTGTCGATGCCGTTGCCGACCATGGTCAGGCTGGGACGCGGGCCGATCAGCTCCTCGAGACGGTGCTGGACCCCCGGCGAGATGGTCAGCACGCAGGCGGCGCGCTTCCACACGGTCTTCTCCGCCCAACGGACCGCCGAGCGCACGAGCGTCGGGACGCCGTCGACGCTGTCGGTCGCATCGGACCAGACGTCGGCCGCATAGAAGGTGTACGGCACCCGCCGGATCGCCGCGGCGACCATGCCGACCATGCCCGTGGTGGGCGGCGGTTCGAGCACCAGGGCGTCCATCGGGCGCTGGGTCAGCAGCCGCAGCGCGAGCGGCAGGTCGAAGCTGAGGTAGGACAGATACCCGCGCACCTGCCCCTGGTGGTCGCGCTTGACCGGCCAGCGCGAGACCTTCCGGGACCTCGAGCGGACCCGACCCGCGCCGGGGGCACGGGTGGTCAGGACCGTCACCTCGGCGCCGGCGCGTTCGAGGGCGAGCACCAGGGCCTCCTGCCGGAACGCGGCGGCGACCGGTTCCGGGGTGAACAGCCGGGTGGCGACGACGACGTGGGGCGGCCGGCCGGGACGGCGGCGGGCGGAGCGCGAGCGGGCCATCAGGCGCGCTCCGCCAGGGCGTCGACGCTGCGGGCCGCCGCGTGGCCGTCGCCGTAGTGCGGTGGGCGCGGGGCCGTCGGGCGGGGCCGGTCCGCGGCGGCGGCGAGCTCGCGCGGATCGGTGACCAGGCGGTTCCAGTCGCCGTCCAGGGTCTCGACCCATTCGGTCTCGCTGCGGACGGTGGAGCACGGCGTGCCCAGCAGGTACGCCTCCTTCTGCAGTCCCCCGGAATCGGTGACGACGGCGCTCGCGCGCTGGACCGCACCGATCAGCTCGGGATAGGCGACGGGCTCTCCCACGTGGACCGCTCCGCCGGCCAGCGTGATGCCGGCCTCGGCCGCCTTGGCGACCAGCCGGGGATGGGCGAACAGCGCCAGCGGCAGCGGCAGGTCCTGCAGCGCGGTGATGATCGCCGCCAGGCGCTCCGGGTCGTCGGTGTTGTCGGCGCGGTGGATGGTCGCGACGGCGAAGGGCTCGGCCGGGTCGATGCCGGGCGGCAGCACGAGCGCCGAGTCCCGCACGGATTCCGCTACGCGCAGGCACACGTCGGTCATGACGTCGCCGGTGACCAGGGTCCGCTCCGCGAGCCCCTCGGCGGCCAGGTGGGTGCGGGCTACTTCGGTGGGGGCCAGCAGAAGGTCGGCGGCGTGGTCGGTGAGCACACGGTTGTGCTCCTCGGGCATGCGGCGGTTGAAGGATCGCAGCCCGGCCTCGAGGTGGGCGACCTTCCGATGCATCTTCACCGCGGACAGGGTTCCGGCGAGGGTGGAGTTGGTGTCGCCGTAGACCAGGGTCCAGTCGGGCCGGTGCTGCTCGAGGACCTCGTCCATCCCGCTCAGCATCGCGCCGGTCTGGCGGCCGTGGGAACCGGAACCGACGGCGAGGTTCACGTCCGGGGCCGGGATGCGCAGATCGGCGAAGAACACGTCGCTCATCGCGGCGTCGTAGTGCTGGCCGGTGTGGACGATCACGTGCTCGACGTCATCCCGCTGGGCGGCGGCATCGGAGATGGCCGCGAGCTTGACGAACTGCGGGCGGGCGCCCACGACGGACAGGATCTTCATGGACGGATCTCTTCCTCTCGGCACCGGTCGGGCCGCGGCGGGACCGACCGGGTCGACGGTATGGTGAGCGCTGACCACAATAGTCATCCGCCGGCACCGGACGGCACATCACGACACCGTCGAGGACGGGCGCGCGGGACCGCCCGCGGCACGCTCGGGAATGGACATCGCATGACGTCAGGACGGCGTGTGGCGACCCCGCAGATCGCTGTGCTCGTGTACAACGACGCCGCCAACGACTCGCGGGTGCTCAAGGAATCCGCCTCCCTGCGCGATGCGGGCTACGACGTGCGGATCCTCGCCGTCGAGCGTCGCGAGCTCGGGCGCGTCGCGGACGTGACCGCCCTCGGCGAGCGGCTCCACCTCGAGAGGGTCCCGGAGTTCGCCATCGAGCGGATCCTGCCGGCCCTCGCCCCGCACTGGCGCCGGCTGATCAGCAGAGCCGACACCGCCGAGCGGTCCCCGACGAGCTCTCCCGCG
Encoded proteins:
- a CDS encoding LCP family protein, which translates into the protein MRLGATLLVLVLVIVVGWGAGLVLWADSRIEHVDALTEAENTPGTTYLIAGSDRRGGEAVTDDGTEGARTDTIMLLHKAPGGNSYLVSLPRDTLVDIPGQGGYKLNAAYSFGGAPLLVETVEDFTGLTIDHYVEIGFDGVSGMVDAVDHVNLCIDQDVEDEKSGLSMTEGCHDVGGEQALAFVRARYFDPTADLGRQQRQQQFIGALMERVTSPSVLLNPISQVKLAGAGSDSLVTSDGTGIVDVSFMALAARSAMSNGTMTMPIEDPQFQTENSGVAILTDDEDIAAFFDSIEDGSADPTTGDAG
- a CDS encoding glycosyltransferase family 2 protein, translated to MSTPEPVSDPDAAAASPGADTTWFVVPLFNEGPVVGDVVRDLRTRYPLVVCVDDGSQDDSAAIAQEAGAAVVRHPYNMGQGAALKTGIDYALRDPEMRQVVTFDSDGQHQVDDAASMISLRDAEGVDIVLGSRFLDARTKPGLLKRAVLRGAVWYSNITSGVKLSDAHNGLRVLGREACRKIAIEQNRMAHASEIVEEIGRHRLTVREHPVHILYTDYSRSKGQSMLNSVNIVIDMLFR
- a CDS encoding glycosyltransferase; the encoded protein is MTHFAPAGGPTPQPGTAHPDADSARVVAVVVTYNREDLLRECLDALEHQQRRPDAVVVIDNASSDGSGAVADAHPLGADVVHLRRNVGGAGGFAAGMARALVRHDADWVWLMDDDTIARPGALAALLAALEASPVRLSVLSSRAVWIDGRDHPMNTQRVRLGVSAATKRDASRAGGRPIRTASYVSALLNGQDVRRLGLPYADYFIWSDDFEHTGRLLRHGRGLQVPASVVEHRTKVFSNAQTSPGSRFYYDVRNRLWALLRTRSFAPWERLVYGGRTALGWGGQLLRHRGALAGVGARGLMAALRRGPRPSAVVLAADGEAAADVRAIDRAAGR
- a CDS encoding nucleotide sugar dehydrogenase, which codes for MKTAVVALGKIGLPLAVQFADAGHEVVGLDVNPRQVELINQATEPFPGEAHLQDKLAELVPAAKLRATTDYAEAIPQADAIVIVVPLFVDDATWEPDFAWMDAATTSLAEHITPGTLVSYETTLPVGTLRTRFVPMIEKISGLRESSDFFAVFSPERVLTGRVFEDLRKYPKLIGALSEEGTARAREFYESALTFDERPDLKRPNGVWDLGSPEASELAKLAETTYRDVNIGLANEFALFAQDHGIDVYKVIEASNSQPYSHIHQPGIAVGGHCIPVYPRLYLSTDPRAETVRTARTLNASVPAKLVERAANLLGDLSGLKAVVLGASYRTGVKETAFSGVFPVVEALREHGAEVAVHDTYYDDEELAGYGWAPYHVGEAADLVIVQTNHAEYKDLSAPDVPGIKLLIDGRNITTAENWKGTPRLVLGDGSASTHQQAESA
- a CDS encoding glycosyltransferase, which translates into the protein MARSRSARRRPGRPPHVVVATRLFTPEPVAAAFRQEALVLALERAGAEVTVLTTRAPGAGRVRSRSRKVSRWPVKRDHQGQVRGYLSYLSFDLPLALRLLTQRPMDALVLEPPPTTGMVGMVAAAIRRVPYTFYAADVWSDATDSVDGVPTLVRSAVRWAEKTVWKRAACVLTISPGVQHRLEELIGPRPSLTMVGNGIDTETFTTAGEDGGEAAPYFVYAGTVSEWQGAEVFVDAFARVRATHPRARLLFFSEGSGRDELEARVRAEGIEGIEFRDKIPPSQVAAHLRGAVAGLSSITPGQGYEFALPTKIYAATATGTPVVHAGEGAAHDRIRDHELGWACEHDVAAVAAALDRSLRGEGRPSREHLRSWTLQNASLAGCAATGAAQVVSSLRRRGQR
- the wecB gene encoding non-hydrolyzing UDP-N-acetylglucosamine 2-epimerase, which gives rise to MKILSVVGARPQFVKLAAISDAAAQRDDVEHVIVHTGQHYDAAMSDVFFADLRIPAPDVNLAVGSGSHGRQTGAMLSGMDEVLEQHRPDWTLVYGDTNSTLAGTLSAVKMHRKVAHLEAGLRSFNRRMPEEHNRVLTDHAADLLLAPTEVARTHLAAEGLAERTLVTGDVMTDVCLRVAESVRDSALVLPPGIDPAEPFAVATIHRADNTDDPERLAAIITALQDLPLPLALFAHPRLVAKAAEAGITLAGGAVHVGEPVAYPELIGAVQRASAVVTDSGGLQKEAYLLGTPCSTVRSETEWVETLDGDWNRLVTDPRELAAAADRPRPTAPRPPHYGDGHAAARSVDALAERA
- a CDS encoding acyltransferase, with the protein product MHPSSAPGTNSRDRRAASAPRRYSPLLDVIRILAVIAVIAVHVIADHLDSGSTVAMHVLRSLLSTAVPAFIMISGALNLAPAAMRHGSGRFLGRRLRRLVPATLVWTAFYAGVMGVLLAGEPLDWRQEVADLLTASSYPHLYFLPLILGLTAITPVIGAYVRDSGRRAWTCGAVAAGWALIVMAVPPLTAGLLQQPLVPLQMGILTYFLPFIGYYVLGRAAWAAPVRRRAAVLLLLVGVPVLTAATVWAYLSRTTDTPPGQVLLPTYVAPTVMLLSLALVVALMGLGRDWTVTARAERTLRTVGDATFGVFLVHFAILVGLRELGYPEESVLTVTGLLVLVTLGAFAVSLLGKKVPGLRAIL
- a CDS encoding DUF6541 family protein, translating into MTALAALLGAILLVLAAAYLPGYAAVRMLGGSHLLSLALGPALAAAIAGVSAILAALVSIPWSLLPFLLGAALLVAGAYGLRRLGVTLPATVLDGALSPPRAVPGGAAWIGGAVAIALAPIAIQAGRPDAVLERWDTLYHLSALQRIRETGIASSLQVGAVSNTEGDPTFYPAAFHALAALVPGVPTPTLLNATVLALAVTPWILGIALLARTLFAEVAWAPFAAALTAALIPATPLDLWIHLSPVPNLAGFAALPGALAAAAALWAALLPGTAVRPAIAAALAIGVAGLGLGLMHPNVAVTALILLAVLTAVTAASRWRRRPALIAVPVLALLPVALLSYTPLGSDVTGFNGGLEVSWWLALGEVLLGLLTVWPMALGVAIAVLWWPGLVTSFGSSRRRWLAVAWGVIAVIYLDAALDSPVNLSALYYRGQDRISMPLAMLSAVLVVPGLQFWARLLRRRAQDRVRRPVPSMVTAVLVIAAVLVSLASIPARTDNAAKNLAADYPGRGRFLQADERALFEQYGPQMDPDGTVLASPFSGAAHLYALQGQDVRLPVAGMAYTDLDRDLIYATEDAATNPADCRLLEENGIAYVYQELRPYNLHKTSDSVNLAGPGLGTVLFQTDHSRMIEIDCDPGDGSYDPV
- a CDS encoding DUF2304 domain-containing protein — translated: MGEHELIVSLGPTLVSNRTFIIQLLLVAGIIVIVGWLFAKRGAKQLAVRRLLIIAFAAFAVATVLFPSVLTKGANLVGVGRGADLLLYATVLVLLGFLALQEARTKAAEKRTTYLARRLALDEAPPPAEYRAAALGRQDG